In Falsirhodobacter halotolerans, the DNA window TGACCGAGGCCGAGATGAAGCCGATCATCGCCATCACCATGGGGGACGTGTGCGGCGTGGGCCCCGAGATCGTCGCGCGCACGATCGCGGATCCCGCCACCCATGCCATGGCCCGCCCCATCGTCGTGGGCGACGCGGCCATGCTGGCCCGCGCGGCCGAGATCGTCGGCGCGACCTTCAAGATCGTGAAGGTCGCCCCCGGCGCCCCCCTTCCGGCGGACCCTTCGACCGATGTGGCGATCTGCGTCGATCCGGGGCTGGATGTCGGCGACCTGCCTTTCGGCAAGGTCGATCCGCGCGCGGGCCATGCCGCCTATGAATTTCTGCGCATCGCAGTGGAAATGGCGCAGGCCCATACCGTTGCCGCCATCGCCACCGCCCCCCTGAACAAGGAGGCGCTTCACGCGGGCGGGCACCTGTTCCCTGGCCATACCGAGATTCTGGCCGAACTGACGGGCACCGACAGCTACTCCATGATGCTGGCGACGCCCAAGATGAAGGTCATCCACCTGACGACCCATGTCGGGTTGATCGAGGCCATCCGCCGCATCACACCCGATCGGACGTATCAGGTGGTGAAGCTGG includes these proteins:
- the pdxA gene encoding 4-hydroxythreonine-4-phosphate dehydrogenase PdxA translates to MTEAEMKPIIAITMGDVCGVGPEIVARTIADPATHAMARPIVVGDAAMLARAAEIVGATFKIVKVAPGAPLPADPSTDVAICVDPGLDVGDLPFGKVDPRAGHAAYEFLRIAVEMAQAHTVAAIATAPLNKEALHAGGHLFPGHTEILAELTGTDSYSMMLATPKMKVIHLTTHVGLIEAIRRITPDRTYQVVKLAHDTLSAAGQANPRIAVCGINPHAGENGLFGEGEEEEKLIPGIERAQADGIDVQGPLPADTLFYRASRGDFDVVVACYHDQGHGPVKVQSIDEGVNITVGLNDNIIRTSVDHGTAFDIAGKGIARYESLVAAIRYAIQLAPEGRGRQAL